From the Sporocytophaga myxococcoides DSM 11118 genome, one window contains:
- a CDS encoding GNAT family N-acetyltransferase, with product MEYRIRTCEERDLPVLIDLCAKHAAYEKADFDPQDKEILLKAALFAEKPSLYCLFVEIDENVVGYASYTFDYSTWSAATFLHLDCLFLDECYRGFGIGEAMLLHIKEIAKVKGCCNVQWQTPVFNERAIKFYKRIGGQSKDKVRFTMTV from the coding sequence ATGGAATATAGAATAAGAACTTGTGAAGAACGAGATTTACCTGTGCTTATAGATTTATGTGCAAAGCATGCTGCGTATGAGAAAGCAGATTTTGATCCACAAGATAAAGAAATACTGTTGAAAGCTGCTTTGTTTGCGGAAAAGCCATCGTTGTATTGTCTGTTTGTAGAGATAGATGAAAATGTTGTCGGTTATGCCAGCTATACCTTTGATTATTCAACCTGGAGCGCTGCTACCTTTTTGCATTTGGATTGCCTTTTTCTGGATGAATGTTACCGTGGATTCGGAATAGGAGAGGCAATGCTTTTACATATAAAAGAAATTGCTAAAGTAAAAGGTTGCTGCAATGTACAATGGCAGACACCTGTATTTAATGAAAGGGCAATTAAGTTTTACAAGAGAATAGGAGGGCAGAGTAAAGATAAAGTGCGGTTTACAATGACAGTTTAA
- a CDS encoding LysR family transcriptional regulator produces MEIRHLKLVKAIVEEGSISKAIFKLHLTQSALSHQLKEAEYQLGTKIFLRVNKKLVLTKAGEKLYEAANEILDKLSDTQYSIKQMVFGEIGEIRISTECYSGYHWLPSVMKQFQLLYPNVDLKIVMEATHYPLQKLLANELDIAITSDPVKDENIKYIELFQDELVMLVSENHPWSDKKYVQAEDFINEHLIIHSLPLETVSVHQFFLAPAKVKPKKITPLPLTEASVEMVKADMGVMSMAKWAAQPYLKTSTLKAIKIGKTGLKRKHYIAVLSDKKQPDYFTHFIDFLKTELHVVWNIE; encoded by the coding sequence ATGGAAATCCGACATTTGAAACTTGTTAAAGCTATTGTAGAAGAAGGCAGTATTTCCAAAGCCATTTTTAAATTACATCTGACTCAGTCCGCCTTGAGTCATCAACTTAAAGAGGCAGAATATCAACTTGGAACAAAGATATTTTTAAGGGTAAATAAAAAGCTTGTTCTGACCAAAGCCGGTGAAAAACTTTATGAGGCAGCCAACGAGATTCTTGATAAGCTTTCGGATACTCAATACTCCATCAAACAAATGGTTTTTGGAGAAATCGGAGAAATAAGAATCAGTACAGAATGTTATTCCGGATACCACTGGCTGCCTTCTGTAATGAAGCAATTTCAATTATTGTATCCCAATGTTGACCTGAAGATTGTAATGGAGGCCACCCATTATCCATTACAAAAACTTCTCGCAAATGAACTGGACATTGCCATTACCAGCGATCCTGTTAAAGATGAAAATATTAAGTACATTGAGCTCTTTCAGGACGAGCTGGTTATGCTGGTTTCAGAGAATCATCCCTGGTCTGATAAGAAATATGTACAGGCAGAAGATTTCATCAATGAACATCTGATCATTCATTCACTTCCATTGGAAACCGTTTCGGTACATCAGTTTTTTCTAGCACCAGCTAAAGTAAAGCCTAAGAAGATTACGCCACTTCCATTGACTGAAGCTTCTGTAGAAATGGTAAAGGCGGATATGGGTGTCATGTCTATGGCAAAATGGGCAGCTCAGCCTTATCTTAAAACCTCAACTTTAAAAGCGATAAAAATTGGTAAGACAGGATTGAAAAGAAAGCATTACATCGCTGTGTTAAGTGATAAAAAACAACCTGATTATTTTACCCATTTCATAGATTTTCTGAAAACGGAGTTGCATGTCGTATGGAATATAGAATAA
- a CDS encoding rhodanese-like domain-containing protein: MNEQIKHYANKLQFEMDPSDLFDALNKGEKIIVIDARKPMAFETEHIPGAINIPHRKMNEEQTLKLDKNILYVTYCDSIGCNASTKGALNMAKLGFNVKELIGGLEWWKKDGYATKGTQSEPNGSKAECSC; this comes from the coding sequence ATGAACGAACAGATTAAACACTATGCAAACAAGCTGCAATTTGAAATGGACCCTTCAGATTTGTTTGATGCTTTAAATAAGGGTGAAAAGATCATTGTAATTGATGCGAGAAAACCTATGGCCTTTGAGACAGAACATATACCCGGGGCTATTAATATTCCTCATCGCAAAATGAATGAAGAACAAACACTAAAGCTTGATAAAAACATCTTATATGTCACCTATTGTGATAGTATAGGTTGTAATGCTTCTACCAAAGGAGCGCTCAATATGGCAAAGCTTGGATTCAATGTAAAAGAATTAATAGGAGGTCTTGAATGGTGGAAAAAAGATGGCTATGCAACTAAAGGAACACAAAGTGAACCGAACGGATCAAAGGCAGAATGTTCCTGCTGA
- a CDS encoding alpha/beta fold hydrolase: protein MGYIKTKTSEKGQPIELFYQDLGEGKPVVLIHGWPLSQEMWEYQVNALVENGLRVITYDRRGFGQSSKPLNGYDYDTFTDDLKAVLETLNLEDVTLVGFSMGGGEVVRYFSRYGGSRVSQAVLLGAVTPYLLKTKDNPDGAHKEIFTNAINVIKEDRIGFIDMFGQQFFGVTKDHRPLSDPLLDYYRTLASFAGPIPTQKAVSAYSETDFRKDLKAVHVPTLIIHGDADTIVPIEISSDKTAQMIPDNYYKIYHGAPHGFFYTHKEKLNEDLLEFILHHDHFEPVTVKSGRR, encoded by the coding sequence ATGGGATATATCAAAACCAAAACCTCTGAAAAAGGTCAGCCGATAGAGCTATTTTACCAGGACTTGGGAGAAGGGAAACCAGTTGTACTGATTCATGGGTGGCCTTTAAGCCAGGAGATGTGGGAATACCAGGTAAATGCCCTGGTTGAAAACGGATTAAGAGTAATCACTTACGACAGACGAGGATTTGGTCAGTCTTCCAAACCTTTGAATGGCTATGATTACGATACATTTACGGATGACTTAAAGGCAGTTTTAGAAACCCTGAATCTTGAAGATGTAACACTTGTGGGATTTTCCATGGGCGGTGGAGAAGTAGTAAGATATTTCAGCAGATACGGCGGATCCAGAGTTTCTCAGGCAGTGTTGCTGGGTGCTGTTACACCATATCTGCTTAAAACAAAGGATAATCCTGATGGAGCCCATAAAGAGATTTTTACAAATGCAATCAATGTTATTAAGGAAGACAGGATTGGATTTATAGATATGTTTGGGCAGCAGTTTTTTGGAGTTACCAAAGATCACAGGCCTTTGAGCGATCCATTACTTGATTATTACAGAACACTGGCATCCTTTGCAGGACCGATACCTACACAAAAAGCTGTGAGTGCATATTCAGAAACAGACTTCAGAAAAGATTTAAAGGCTGTACATGTGCCGACGTTGATCATTCATGGTGACGCGGACACAATCGTGCCAATCGAAATCAGCAGTGATAAAACAGCTCAAATGATTCCGGATAATTACTATAAAATTTATCACGGTGCTCCGCACGGATTCTTTTATACGCACAAGGAAAAATTAAATGAAGACCTGCTTGAGTTTATATTACATCATGATCATTTTGAGCCTGTGACTGTAAAATCAGGCCGAAGATAA
- the ilvC gene encoding ketol-acid reductoisomerase: MANYFNTLPLREKLNQLGVCEFMDSSEFTDGVKALKGKKIVIVGCGAQGLNQGLNMRDSGLDIAYALRKDAIDQKRQSWKNASDNGFKVGTYEELIPSADLVINLTPDKQHTSVVTAVMPLMKKGSTLSYSHGFNIVEEGMQIRKDITVIMVAPKSPGSEVREEYKRGFGVPTLIAVHPENDPEGKGWDYAKAYAVATGGDRAGVLQSSFVAEVKSDLMGEQTILCGLLQTGSILGFNKMVEKGIDPGYAAKFIQYGWEVITESLKHGGITLMMDRLSNPAKIKAFELSEELKDIMRPLFQKHQDDIMSGEFSSTMMKDWAENDKNLLTWRAATGETAFEKTAPGSMKISEQEFYDNGLLMVAFVRAGVELAFETMTESGIKEESAYYESLHETPLIANTIARKKLFEMNRVISDTAEYGCYLFDHACKPLLADFMKKIDTDVIGKNYNEGKSGGVDNKTLLAVNEIIRFHPIEIVGAELREAMTSMKQISLGAESPVKEKAAAAV, from the coding sequence ATGGCTAATTATTTCAATACACTTCCGCTCAGAGAAAAACTAAATCAATTGGGCGTTTGCGAATTCATGGACAGTTCTGAATTCACTGATGGCGTAAAAGCTTTGAAAGGTAAAAAAATCGTAATCGTAGGTTGCGGTGCTCAAGGTTTGAACCAGGGTCTGAACATGAGAGATTCAGGTCTTGATATTGCTTATGCTCTGAGAAAAGATGCTATTGATCAGAAAAGACAGTCATGGAAAAATGCTTCTGACAATGGATTTAAAGTTGGTACTTACGAAGAGTTAATTCCTTCTGCTGACCTTGTTATCAACCTTACTCCAGATAAGCAACACACTTCTGTAGTTACAGCTGTTATGCCATTGATGAAAAAAGGATCTACACTTTCTTATTCTCATGGTTTCAACATCGTTGAAGAAGGAATGCAGATCAGAAAAGATATCACTGTAATCATGGTGGCTCCTAAATCTCCAGGATCTGAAGTAAGAGAAGAGTATAAAAGAGGTTTCGGTGTTCCTACTCTTATCGCGGTACACCCTGAGAACGATCCGGAGGGAAAAGGATGGGATTATGCTAAAGCTTATGCAGTAGCAACAGGTGGAGACAGAGCAGGTGTTCTTCAGTCTTCTTTCGTAGCTGAAGTAAAATCTGACCTAATGGGCGAGCAAACTATCCTTTGCGGTCTTCTTCAGACAGGTTCAATCCTTGGCTTCAACAAAATGGTTGAAAAAGGTATTGATCCAGGATATGCTGCTAAATTTATCCAGTATGGTTGGGAAGTGATCACTGAGTCATTGAAACATGGCGGTATCACTCTCATGATGGACAGACTTTCTAATCCTGCTAAAATTAAAGCATTCGAGCTTTCTGAGGAATTGAAAGACATCATGAGACCTTTATTCCAGAAACATCAGGACGATATTATGAGCGGAGAGTTTTCTTCTACCATGATGAAAGACTGGGCTGAAAACGACAAAAATCTATTGACATGGAGAGCTGCAACAGGAGAGACTGCATTTGAGAAAACAGCTCCGGGTTCAATGAAAATATCTGAGCAAGAGTTCTATGATAATGGTCTGTTAATGGTTGCTTTCGTAAGAGCTGGTGTTGAACTTGCATTCGAAACAATGACAGAATCAGGTATCAAAGAAGAGTCTGCATACTATGAATCTCTACACGAAACTCCACTTATCGCAAATACCATCGCTCGTAAGAAACTTTTCGAAATGAACAGAGTGATCTCTGATACTGCTGAGTATGGTTGCTATCTGTTTGATCATGCATGTAAGCCATTACTTGCTGACTTCATGAAGAAAATTGATACTGATGTAATTGGTAAAAACTACAACGAAGGAAAATCAGGTGGTGTTGACAACAAAACACTTCTTGCTGTAAACGAAATCATCCGTTTCCATCCTATCGAAATTGTGGGTGCTGAGCTTAGGGAAGCTATGACAAGCATGAAGCAGATCAGCCTTGGTGCTGAGTCTCCTGTAAAAGAGAAAGCTGCAGCTGCTGTTTAG
- a CDS encoding VanW family protein, which produces MNTTRQILTEKHSFIQDTKFRVKSALLTAKRLTENLFSNLKVYKDAQKLVALPVIALSESDLWNPYDNDDNWILTAGKIENIRIAARKLNGIEVKANEVFSFWKHIGNPNFGKGYVVGREVREGCIVPTIAGGLCQMSNALYDAALKANFEIVERHRHTRVIKGSLAEQDRDATVKWNYVDLRFRSDYDFRIEVELTSEKLIVRFKSTQKNLSAQTSENIRDYNKLNDCYSCGNTSCFKHPGKPTIKRSGNITTFILDEKWPEYDAYINSIATQNDFYILPLAGIKLLNAERYSWSLKNHKHVRSTLIPGVLRALKQRIASKTGKNIFEITLNADRKIAERAAQMIPVESAHIVVSQNLLPFLFTTGALGGRAYDVLMTRLPMEKLHERLDHAFNRYPESRTLKDYRASQPIIDLENRALTMSHKIITPHHNIADIFRNKAIQLDWSLPDIRPAESIGTKILFPSSLGRKGAYEVKKLAMELNLSIVIAGRAAEQDDFWKGIVTERFNGNFKEIGLVVYPAYVEHQPRLILKAISKGIPVITTRACGIEPTNQVKVLEAGDYEGFKREVMEWYSLQNKYNI; this is translated from the coding sequence TTGAATACAACCAGACAAATACTCACAGAGAAGCACAGCTTTATTCAGGATACAAAGTTCAGGGTGAAATCTGCTTTGCTGACAGCTAAACGTTTGACAGAAAATCTATTCTCAAACCTCAAAGTTTATAAAGATGCTCAGAAACTTGTAGCGCTTCCGGTAATCGCGCTGTCTGAGAGCGATCTCTGGAATCCTTATGATAATGACGATAACTGGATTCTGACTGCAGGAAAGATTGAAAATATAAGAATTGCAGCAAGGAAGCTCAATGGCATTGAAGTAAAAGCAAATGAAGTATTCAGCTTCTGGAAGCATATCGGTAACCCTAACTTTGGTAAAGGTTATGTCGTTGGAAGAGAGGTCAGAGAAGGATGTATTGTCCCGACGATTGCCGGTGGTCTTTGTCAGATGTCAAATGCCTTGTATGATGCAGCTCTTAAAGCGAATTTTGAAATAGTTGAGAGACACAGACATACAAGAGTTATAAAAGGCTCTCTGGCAGAGCAGGACAGAGATGCTACGGTAAAATGGAATTATGTAGATCTGAGATTCAGGTCGGATTATGATTTCAGAATTGAAGTAGAGTTAACTTCCGAGAAGTTAATAGTAAGATTTAAAAGCACACAGAAAAACTTATCTGCTCAGACTTCTGAAAACATCAGGGATTACAATAAATTGAATGATTGCTACTCCTGCGGAAATACCAGCTGTTTTAAGCATCCTGGCAAGCCAACGATAAAGCGCTCAGGCAATATCACTACATTTATTCTTGACGAAAAATGGCCGGAATATGATGCTTATATAAATTCCATTGCAACTCAAAATGATTTTTATATACTCCCTTTAGCCGGAATTAAATTGTTGAATGCTGAACGTTATTCATGGTCATTGAAAAATCATAAACATGTACGTTCAACTCTGATACCAGGAGTACTAAGAGCTTTAAAGCAGAGAATAGCTTCAAAAACCGGAAAGAATATTTTTGAAATTACGCTAAATGCGGATAGAAAGATAGCGGAGAGAGCAGCACAAATGATCCCTGTGGAATCGGCTCATATCGTTGTATCTCAGAACCTATTACCTTTTTTATTTACAACAGGAGCTTTGGGTGGTAGAGCCTATGATGTATTAATGACAAGGTTGCCAATGGAAAAACTCCATGAAAGACTTGATCATGCATTCAACAGATATCCGGAGAGCAGGACATTAAAGGATTACAGAGCTTCACAGCCAATAATAGATTTGGAGAACAGAGCTCTTACCATGTCTCATAAAATAATTACGCCTCATCATAATATTGCTGATATCTTCAGAAACAAAGCGATACAGCTTGACTGGTCATTGCCGGATATTAGACCTGCAGAAAGTATAGGAACAAAAATACTTTTTCCATCATCTCTTGGAAGGAAAGGAGCTTATGAGGTAAAGAAGCTTGCCATGGAGTTGAATCTCTCGATTGTTATAGCGGGAAGAGCAGCAGAACAGGATGACTTCTGGAAAGGTATAGTTACTGAAAGATTCAATGGTAACTTCAAAGAAATCGGATTAGTGGTCTATCCTGCATATGTAGAGCATCAGCCAAGATTGATATTAAAGGCAATATCTAAAGGTATACCGGTGATCACAACCAGAGCATGCGGAATAGAACCGACCAATCAGGTTAAAGTCCTGGAGGCTGGAGATTATGAAGGATTTAAAAGAGAGGTGATGGAATGGTATTCACTTCAAAATAAATACAATATTTAG
- a CDS encoding DNA polymerase III subunit alpha, with protein MYLNCHSFYSMRYGTLSVKELVEEACEKRADVLALTDINNTSATFEFVRTCQEKGIKPIVGIEFRNGDELLFIGIAKNNEGFRELNKLLSIHNMRKKALPAHAPEMNDAYIIYPLGKKEPEALRDNEWLGIRIPELSRIPFSDLNKQQHKMVMLHPVTFKSKQGYNLHRLLRAVSKNTLLSKLTMEEQAMQDEIMLHADQLFGAYGRFQKIIKNTMDLADSCSIYFDGENKSRKTFTGNLYDDKLLLEKLALDGLKHRYRRNNKAAQERVKKELEVIDRLGFNAYFLITWDILRYAKNRNFSFVGRGSGANSIIAYCLGITEVDPIELDLYFERFLNPHRTSPPDFDIDFSWRDRDDVTDYVFKRYGNEHTALLATYSTFRGKSIIRELGKVFGLPKPEIDNILTLHDPSKLKDKDQIVKTMFHYGKLMEDFPNYLSIHAGGILISEKEINYYTATDLPPKNFPITHFDMWAAEDMGLHKYDILSQRGLGHIKDAISLVKQNTGQTVDINFEKIKEDPQVRDNIKTGNTIGCFYIESPAMRMLLKKLRCQDYKTLVAASSIIRPGVAQSGMMNEYIKRFHQPEAIQYLHPLMEEMLKETFGVMVYQEDVIKVAHYIAGLDLGEADLLRRAMSGKYKGKEEMDKVKRNFINSCRKQGHPDDFSNELWRQIQSFSGYSFCKAHSASFAVESYESLYLKTYYPKEFMTAVINNFGGFYSTEFYFHEARMSGAETEPPCVNNSDYYTTISGNKIYTGFIHLRDFEQKIGEAIPLERETNGPYRDLYDFIKRIPLSLEQLNILIRIGSFRFTGKTKKVLLMDAALHFSKSKSKVPGPELFQLERKELVLPPLSSFSYEDAFDQFEILGFPLCMPFDLLPQSYTGDISADEMLQHTGKQVSMLGYFIATKDLYTVRNELMSFMHFIDKKGKSLDTIHFPPSLQRYPLKGQGFYMLKGKVTVEFGYPSLEVNYMQKLPMVKKEVIREHQ; from the coding sequence ATGTATTTAAACTGTCATAGCTTCTATTCGATGAGGTACGGGACGCTTTCCGTAAAAGAGCTGGTGGAAGAAGCCTGTGAAAAACGTGCTGATGTTCTTGCACTTACCGACATCAATAATACCTCCGCCACTTTTGAATTTGTCAGAACCTGTCAGGAAAAAGGAATTAAACCGATTGTCGGAATCGAATTCCGAAATGGAGATGAACTGCTTTTCATTGGAATAGCGAAAAACAACGAAGGTTTTAGAGAACTTAACAAGCTGCTTTCCATTCACAACATGCGCAAAAAGGCATTACCCGCCCATGCCCCTGAAATGAATGACGCCTATATTATATACCCTCTGGGCAAAAAAGAACCTGAAGCTCTGAGAGATAACGAATGGCTTGGAATCCGCATTCCGGAACTCAGCCGTATTCCCTTCTCTGACCTGAACAAGCAACAGCATAAAATGGTGATGCTCCATCCTGTTACTTTCAAAAGCAAGCAAGGATACAATCTGCACAGACTGCTCAGGGCCGTCAGCAAAAACACGCTATTGAGCAAGCTTACGATGGAAGAACAGGCCATGCAGGATGAGATCATGCTGCATGCTGATCAACTGTTTGGGGCTTATGGCCGCTTCCAGAAAATCATCAAAAATACGATGGATCTGGCGGACTCCTGCTCTATTTATTTTGATGGTGAAAATAAAAGCCGTAAAACCTTCACTGGCAACCTTTATGACGACAAACTCCTGCTCGAGAAACTAGCTCTGGATGGTCTCAAACACCGCTATCGAAGGAATAATAAAGCTGCTCAGGAACGTGTAAAGAAAGAACTGGAGGTTATTGACCGTCTGGGCTTTAATGCTTACTTCCTGATCACCTGGGACATCCTGCGTTATGCCAAGAACAGAAACTTCAGCTTCGTGGGTCGTGGCAGCGGGGCCAATAGTATCATCGCTTATTGTCTGGGCATCACGGAAGTAGATCCTATTGAACTTGATCTTTATTTCGAGCGCTTCCTCAACCCTCACCGTACCTCTCCGCCCGACTTTGATATCGACTTCTCCTGGAGAGATCGCGATGATGTTACGGACTATGTATTCAAAAGGTATGGTAATGAGCATACTGCATTACTTGCAACTTACAGTACTTTCCGGGGCAAATCCATTATAAGAGAACTCGGCAAAGTTTTCGGATTGCCCAAACCTGAGATAGATAACATTCTCACCCTGCACGATCCTTCCAAACTGAAAGATAAAGATCAGATCGTGAAGACGATGTTTCATTATGGAAAACTCATGGAAGATTTCCCCAATTACCTTTCCATACATGCCGGAGGAATTCTTATTTCAGAAAAGGAAATCAATTATTATACAGCTACAGATCTTCCACCCAAGAACTTCCCTATTACACACTTCGATATGTGGGCAGCAGAAGATATGGGACTACATAAATATGACATCCTCAGTCAGCGTGGATTGGGCCATATTAAAGATGCCATTTCTCTTGTAAAGCAAAACACGGGACAGACAGTTGATATCAATTTTGAAAAGATCAAGGAAGATCCTCAGGTAAGAGATAATATAAAGACAGGTAATACAATAGGTTGCTTCTACATAGAATCTCCCGCTATGAGAATGCTGCTTAAAAAGCTTCGCTGTCAGGATTATAAAACGCTGGTTGCTGCTTCTTCCATCATTCGCCCCGGCGTGGCACAATCAGGTATGATGAATGAATATATCAAACGCTTTCATCAGCCGGAGGCTATTCAATACCTGCATCCTCTTATGGAAGAGATGCTGAAGGAAACTTTCGGCGTGATGGTATATCAGGAAGATGTGATCAAAGTGGCGCACTACATTGCCGGCCTTGACCTCGGAGAAGCCGATCTGCTCAGAAGGGCTATGTCGGGCAAATACAAGGGCAAGGAAGAGATGGATAAAGTAAAGCGCAACTTTATCAACTCCTGCAGAAAACAAGGTCACCCTGATGATTTCTCCAACGAGCTCTGGAGACAAATACAGAGCTTTTCCGGCTATAGCTTCTGCAAAGCCCACTCTGCAAGCTTTGCTGTGGAAAGCTATGAAAGCCTTTACCTTAAAACATATTACCCGAAGGAATTCATGACTGCGGTAATCAACAACTTCGGGGGATTTTATTCTACTGAGTTCTATTTCCACGAAGCCCGCATGTCGGGTGCGGAGACTGAGCCTCCTTGTGTAAACAACAGCGACTATTATACAACCATTTCAGGAAATAAGATCTATACAGGGTTTATTCATCTTCGGGATTTTGAGCAAAAGATCGGTGAAGCTATTCCGCTTGAACGGGAGACAAACGGTCCTTACAGAGATCTCTATGATTTTATAAAACGCATTCCTCTGTCTCTGGAACAACTCAATATTCTGATTCGTATAGGATCGTTTCGTTTTACAGGTAAAACGAAAAAAGTCCTGCTTATGGATGCTGCATTGCATTTCAGCAAGAGCAAAAGCAAAGTCCCCGGCCCCGAACTGTTTCAGCTTGAACGGAAAGAACTCGTGCTTCCTCCCCTGAGCAGCTTCAGCTATGAAGATGCTTTTGATCAGTTTGAGATACTGGGCTTTCCATTGTGCATGCCATTTGATCTTTTGCCTCAAAGTTATACAGGAGATATTTCCGCAGATGAAATGCTGCAGCATACCGGCAAGCAAGTATCGATGCTAGGCTATTTTATTGCAACCAAAGACTTGTATACTGTCAGAAATGAGCTGATGTCTTTTATGCACTTTATAGACAAGAAAGGCAAAAGCCTTGACACCATACATTTCCCTCCTTCCCTGCAAAGATATCCGCTCAAAGGGCAAGGCTTCTACATGCTGAAAGGCAAGGTAACAGTGGAGTTCGGCTATCCGAGCCTTGAAGTAAATTATATGCAAAAACTACCCATGGTAAAAAAGGAGGTAATACGTGAACATCAATGA
- the dinB gene encoding DNA polymerase IV yields the protein MNINDPNRTIVHMDLDSFFVSVECKENKELKGKPVIIGGSGDRGVVASCSYEARKFGVHSAMSSKMARRLCPQAIWIRGDMEKYSRYSNEITEIIAESAPVLEKASVDEFYLDVSGMDRFFGCYKWTTELKQRIMKQSGLPISFGLSVNKTISKIATGEGKPNGAKEVPSGTEKGFIAPMPVSKIPMVGEKTTQYLNSLGIVDVKTLSNMPLEVMQSLLGKNGIVLWQRANAIDHTPVEPYSERKSVSTETTFEADTIDVKMIRSIILKMVEELCFSLRKEGWLTGCITLKLRYSNFDTCTKQKSIPYTASDEVLMQHIKELFDSLYNRRMLIRLVGVRLSHLVHGNYQISLFEDSAKKINLYQAMDKIRYKFGEDKVGRAV from the coding sequence GTGAACATCAATGATCCTAACAGAACCATCGTACACATGGACCTGGATTCCTTCTTTGTCTCAGTGGAGTGCAAGGAAAATAAAGAACTTAAAGGAAAGCCTGTCATCATAGGCGGTTCGGGGGACCGGGGCGTTGTAGCTTCATGTTCTTATGAAGCAAGAAAATTCGGTGTACACTCTGCGATGAGCAGTAAGATGGCCAGAAGGCTTTGTCCTCAGGCTATATGGATACGCGGAGACATGGAAAAGTATAGCAGATACTCCAATGAGATTACAGAAATCATTGCAGAAAGTGCTCCTGTTCTTGAGAAAGCCTCTGTAGATGAGTTTTACCTTGATGTATCCGGCATGGACCGCTTCTTCGGCTGCTACAAGTGGACAACAGAACTGAAGCAACGTATCATGAAGCAATCCGGGCTGCCGATTTCTTTTGGTTTGTCTGTTAATAAAACTATTTCCAAAATAGCCACTGGAGAAGGCAAGCCCAACGGGGCTAAAGAAGTACCCTCCGGTACTGAGAAGGGCTTCATCGCTCCTATGCCTGTTTCCAAGATACCCATGGTAGGTGAAAAAACAACGCAATACCTCAACAGTCTTGGCATCGTAGATGTGAAAACATTAAGCAATATGCCACTGGAAGTAATGCAGTCTCTTCTGGGAAAGAATGGAATCGTGCTGTGGCAGAGGGCCAATGCCATAGACCATACACCTGTAGAGCCTTACTCCGAACGTAAATCTGTATCTACTGAAACTACATTTGAAGCAGACACGATTGATGTAAAGATGATCCGTTCTATTATTCTTAAAATGGTGGAAGAACTTTGCTTCAGCCTGAGGAAGGAAGGCTGGCTTACTGGCTGCATCACCTTGAAGCTTCGCTATTCCAACTTCGATACCTGTACTAAACAGAAAAGCATCCCTTACACTGCTTCCGACGAAGTGCTGATGCAACATATAAAAGAATTGTTTGACAGCCTCTACAACCGCAGAATGCTGATCAGGCTGGTAGGTGTACGCCTGAGTCATCTGGTACACGGGAATTATCAGATAAGTCTTTTTGAAGATTCAGCAAAGAAAATCAACTTGTATCAGGCAATGGATAAGATCCGGTATAAATTTGGTGAAGATAAGGTGGGACGGGCGGTTTAA